ATGAAAGCTCCCATCCGTTTCATTTGGCTTCACCTCCTTCCTCGCTCTGCTTGCCGAGCTGGAGAAGTGGAAGGATGCTCTTCTGTTTGCTGTCGATTACATAGATCCGCTTGGTCTTGGGCAGAATCTTCTGAAACGCCTCGAGATAGAGACGCCGTTTGGTGACCTCCTTTGCATTTCGATAAGCCTTCAATACGTCCAGGAACCTAGCCACATCCCCCTTTGACCTGTTCACCCGCTCCAGGGCATACCCGCGGGCGCCGTTGATGGTCCTCTCCGCCTCTCCCCTGGCCTTGGGGATCTCTCTGTTGTAGGTCTCCTGAGCCTGGTTGATGAGCCTCTCCTTTTCCTGCTGGGCTTCGTTGACCTCGTTGAAAGCGCCCTTCACGGGATCCGGCGGTACCACGTTTTGGAGTCTTACGTTGACAATGTGGAGGCCGGTCTGGTATTCATCGAGGATCTTCTGAATCTCCTCTTGAGCTATCTTGTTGACCTCCTCGCGGTTCTGGAGCACGTAGTCAAAGCTCCAGTTACCGACGATGCGGCGGATCACCGATTCGCTCACGTCTCTGAGTGCCTTGATGGGGTC
The sequence above is drawn from the Deltaproteobacteria bacterium genome and encodes:
- the hflK gene encoding FtsH protease activity modulator HflK translates to MSWDGNDRGGWQEGPPDLGEVIKKAKDSMGFRAGGRPFWLILVGIIVLVVLLYTAVYTIPVGHRGVVLRFGRFSGIVMPGLHVKIPFGIDVVYKVYTDQVGTETFGFKTIRPGIRTQYEKGPSRERESLMLTGDLNVIDVEWIVQFRREDPKRFLFNVRDPIKALRDVSESVIRRIVGNWSFDYVLQNREEVNKIAQEEIQKILDEYQTGLHIVNVRLQNVVPPDPVKGAFNEVNEAQQEKERLINQAQETYNREIPKARGEAERTINGARGYALERVNRSKGDVARFLDVLKAYRNAKEVTKRRLYLEAFQKILPKTKRIYVIDSKQKSILPLLQLGKQSEEGGEAK